The Peptacetobacter hiranonis DNA window ATCTAATACAATTGGGATTCATAAACAGAGGTGCGAGAGGAAGAATGGCAATGCCAAAAGCGTACAAACATCTCAATTATCCTATAGGTGAGGAATAGAAAGAAGGGGAATGTACTATCTCATACGTGCTCCAGGCAGTCAAGCTGCATTGTCGCATAGTATGAGATAGCTACATTCCCTTTAATTATTTTCTCAAACTATAGAATAATTGAGAAAGTTTGTACTTAGCTAAAAAGTACTAGAAGTATATCTTCGGTAAAATTTTAAATGTTAATGAGAGGCTACATATAGTACCTAGTTTCAAGTAGTTGAGCTGCATTGTTGCTGGGTTATAATATGTGTAGTCTCCTTTAGTTTTATATAGAAGCGGATTTGAATAATTGAGTTGTTTGTATTTTGAGTTGATATTTGTTTTTTTAGATAGTATAATTATATTATAGAGATTGATGTTAGATTAATTTGTTTAAAGTTTTTTATGATTTTGCTTATTTTTCTAATGTTTCATGCTCGATGTTGATATGTCAACGTTTTTAGAGAAGTTTGAAGAGAAAATCAATGTTTTTTGAGGTTAAAAGTGTAAAAACGCTTGCATGCTCGATAATCGTATTTTTAGCCTAGTGATATCAATGGTTTCAGAGGGTAGGATTTATAAAATTGTTCCCCGTAAGGGGATGACGAGAGCCATAGGGCTCTATTTTTTTGTCCAAAATTACCACTCCTAAAAGAAAAATAATTCCAAAACAAAATCTAATATATTAATAGAAGAAAGTTTTTAAAATTTCAGAAAAAAACATCTTCTAAATATTGAAAATACTTGCACATAAAGAAAAATTTACCTGTAAAAAAATATTCAACAAAAGTTTAGTTGATAAATTTTAAAGAAACTCAATTTGTAAATATATATGGAAAAAAATTTGTTTTTTTGTTATCATAAAAAGAGTATGCAAAAATAAAATGTCAAATAACAACATCGGGTTATATACCAGATGAACTATAAAAAATGATTATAAGAAAGGAAGAGAGAGCTTTGAAGACAAGCGATTTTAATTTTGATTTACCACAGGAATTAATTGCTCAGACTCCAATAGAAGATAGATCTGCATCAAGACTTATGGTGTTAGATAAGGAAACTGGAGAGATTGAACATAAAATTTTTAGAGATATCAAAGAATATCTTAAACCGGGTGATTGTCTAGTTTTAAATGATACTAGAGTAATACCTGCGAGATTAATAGGTGAAAAGGTGGACACAGGTGGAAAGATAGAGTTTTTACTTTTAAAGAGAAACACAGACGACACTTGGGAGTCACTAGTTAAGCCAGGAAAGAGAGCAAAGATAGGGACTAAGTTCTCATTTGGTGGAGGAAAGTTAATCGGTGAAGTAGTTGGAATGGCTGATGAAGGTGCGAGAATTATAAAATTCCACTACGACGGAATATTTGAGGAAATATTAGACGAATTAGGAAATATGCCACTTCCTCCATACATAACAGAAAAATTAGAGGAAAAAGAAAGATATCAGACAGTTTATTCTAAACACAATGGATCTGCTGCGGCACCAACTGCAGGGCTACATTTCACAAATGAATTATTAGAAGAAATAAAGGAAATGGGTGTAGACATAGCATTTGTAACATTACACGTTGGGCTTGGAACATTTAGACCTGTAAAAGTTGACGATGTACTAAACCATGAAATGCATTCAGAGTTCTACATGGTTACTCAGGAAGCTGCAGACAAGATAAACAAAGCAAAAGAAAACGGAAATAGAGTAATATGCGTTGGAACTACAAGTTGTAGAACAATAGAATCTGCTGCCGAAGAAGACGGACACATGACAGCAAAGAGTGGATGGACAAATATATTCATCTATCCAGGGTACAAATTCAAGGTGTTAGACAACTTAATTACTAATTTCCACTTACCAGAATCTACATTAATAATGCTAGTAAGTGCATTATGTGGAAGAGAGCACGTGCTAAATGCATACAACGAAGCTATAAAAGAAAGATATAGATTCTTCAGTTTCGGGGATGCAATGTTTATAAAATAAATTAAACTAGGGGTTGAGGATTTTGAAGCACAAAAAGAATGGATTTATCTTGAATACGGCATTTGTATTCGAAAAAATTCTTGCGGCGGTTGTATTAATTGCCGTATTTTTGGGAACAATAGACGTTCTAAGACTTATCTGGGATACGTATATAGTTCACTTTGAAAATATAATTCAGTATGAGCAGTTAAACGACATGCTAGGGCAGATACTGCTTTTAGTAATCGGAGTTGAGCTGGTTGTAATGCTTTCATTGCACTTGCCAGGAGCGTTAATCGAAGCACTTCTTTATGCGATTGCAAGAAAAATGCTGTTAATTCCTAAAAAAGAGGGTATGTTAGAGATATTATTAGGAGTGATAGCAATAGCGGGACTATTCATAATCAAGAAGTACTTGATTGATGAGAGTAAGAATGACGAGGATCAAAAGACCTTAGATGAACACAAAGTTGACTTTGTTTGTAAGGCGCTTCCTATATTCTGCAGAAACAGAAAAGACAAAAATCACGTGTGCACTTGTCAGAAAAACGAAGAAAACGAAAAAATTGAAGAAAACTAGGAATTAGAAATAGAAACTCAAAAAAATAAGAAGAAAGGATGAGAAAATGTACGCAGTAACTTATGAATTAATAAAAACTTGTAAACAGAGTGGTGCGAGATTAGGTGTGCTTCACACTCCACATGGCGATATAGAAACTCCAATATTCATGCCAGTTGGAACTCAGGCAACAGTAAAATCAATGACACCAGAAGAATTAAAAGAAATAGGATCACAGATAATCCTATCAAATACATATCATTTATACTTAAGACCAGGTCACGAATTAGTGAAAAAAGCTGGAGGACTTCACGAATTCATGCACTGGGATAAACCAATATTAACAGACAGTGGTGGATTCCAGGTATTCTCACTTGGACCACTTAGAAAAATTTCTGAAGAAGGGGTAGAATTTAGATCACACTTAGATGGTTCTAAACATTTCTTAACTCCTGAAAAAGCTATGGAAATACAGAATGCACTTGGTTCAGATATAATGATGGCATTTGATGAATGTGCTCCATATCCAGCTAGTAGAGAATACGTTAAAAATTCTTTAGAAAGAACTACTAGATGGTTAGAAAGATGTAAAGAAGCTCACAAAAATCCTGAAAAACAGGCACTATTTGGAATAATCCAGGGTGGAATGTACAAGGATTTAAGAGAGCAGTCAGCAAAAGAAATAACTGCAATAGATTTACCAGGTTACGCAATAGGTGGATTAAGTGTTGGTGAGCCAAAACCAATGATGTACGACATATTAGAACACACTACTCCATTTATGCCAGTGGACAAACCAAGATATTTAATGGGTGTTGGAAGTCCTGATGATTTAATCGAAGGTGTAATAAGAGGGGTGGATATGTTTGACTGTGTTCTACCTACAAGAATTGCGAGAAATGGTACTGCAATGACAAGTCAGGGAAAAGTTGTTGTTAGAAATGCGACTTATGCAGAAGATTTTACTCCACTTGATCCTGAATGTGATTGTTATACTTGCAGAAATTACACTAAAGCTTATATAAGACATCTTATAAAAACTAATGAGATGTTAGGTGCGAGATTAATAACTACTCACAACTTACATTTCTTATTAAAATTAATGGAAAACATAAGACAGGCAATAAGAGAAGATAGACTTCTTGATTTTAGAGAAGAGTTCTTCACAAAATATGGATACGAATTATAAAAAGAAAGGGCTGCTGCAGATTTTGTAGTAGCCCTTTGACGTAACACAAGTATTCGCTCTCCAGGCTTCAGCGCCCCATCCATTTATGTAACACATTTCAATGTTATGGGGCGCTTGCAGAATTGTCGGTGCGAGCTACTTGTGCTTACGTCTTAAAAAAGGCTACTACAAAATCATAGAAGCAGACATTTCTTAAATTATAATTCGTACATAAACTGTTCAGAGTACGTGGGGAGATTTATCTTTGGTGAATGGTTTTGGAAGGTGGTATTAGGGGAGTTAGGCAGATTGTTTTTTTTGTTATGATTTATTGTGTTTCTGTATTTGATATATGTATATAAATGCGTTATAATATTCTTTAGACCTTTGGAGAAAGGGAATATAGTATTTCAAAAGGAGAGATTAATTATGCCAGCACAGCAGTTAATTATGAGTGTGGTTTTATGGGTAGTAGTATTTGGTGTATTCTACTTCTTATTAATAAGACCACAGAAGAAAAAAGATAAAGAGCTTAAAGAAATGAGAGACTCTATAAATGTAGGTGATAAAGTTGTTACTATAGGTGGACTTTGCGCTACAGTTGCAAAAGTTGAAGAAGAAAGAGTTGTACTTGAAGTTGGACCAAACAGAACTAAGATGCCATTTGAAAAATGGGCTATAGGAACTGTTACAGAAAAGAAAGAAGTTAAACACGAAATAGCTGATCCAGCTAAAGAAAAAGAAGAAAATTAATATTTTTTATTATGAAGGGGCTTTTAAGAAGTCCCTTTTTTAATGCTTTGAAAAGCCCCTTCATAATAAAAAGTATTTTATACAAGGTGGATGGAATCGTAGAATATACAAAGAAGGTAGAGGATTTTTTAAGTGTTTTAAAATATGTGATTATTCTTTAGATGATTAATTATTTTGTTATTTTTTGGTTATTTATCTAAAAAAAGAGGTGTTAGTTATTGGAAAAGTATAGGTATGTATGTTATAATTAGAAATAATACTATGAATGGAGGACTTTGAAATGTCAAAAAAACATATAAAAACTTTATCAAAAGCTACTTTAAAAAACAGTGCATCTAAAGGTGGATGTGGAGAATGCCAGACTTCTTGTCAGTCAGCATGTAAAACATCTTGTACAGTTGCTAACCAGGAATGCGAAAGATAATAAATTCTTAATAAAAGAAAATCGGACAGTTATTTGCTGTCCGTTTTTTGTATAAAAAAGGGGGGAATTTAGTTTGAAAAAGTTATTATCAACAATATTATCAGCGATGTTAGTTGTATCTATGACAGTGTCTTCTGCATCTGCGTTGACATTTGTAGAGATAAAGGGGAACAATAGATATCAAACATCTGCGTTAATTGCAGATAAGCAAAATTATACAACTGCTATTTTGGTGAATTCTACAAAGAGTATAGCAGATGGACTTAGTGCGAGTGCTCTTGCTGGTGCAGCAAATGCGCCAATTTTATTAGTTAAGCAAAATGAAATTCCAGCAGATGTAGAGCTTAGATTAGAATGTACAAATAAGATTTATATAATTGGATCTGAAAATGCAATAAGTAAAAATATTGAGGATAGATTAAAAAAATCTGGGTTCATAGTAAGTAGAATCGGTGGAAAAAATAGATATGAAACATCTGTAAATGTTGGAAATGAGGTAAAAAGAGTTAAAGGTGGAGCTTCAGAAACATT harbors:
- the queA gene encoding tRNA preQ1(34) S-adenosylmethionine ribosyltransferase-isomerase QueA; this translates as MKTSDFNFDLPQELIAQTPIEDRSASRLMVLDKETGEIEHKIFRDIKEYLKPGDCLVLNDTRVIPARLIGEKVDTGGKIEFLLLKRNTDDTWESLVKPGKRAKIGTKFSFGGGKLIGEVVGMADEGARIIKFHYDGIFEEILDELGNMPLPPYITEKLEEKERYQTVYSKHNGSAAAPTAGLHFTNELLEEIKEMGVDIAFVTLHVGLGTFRPVKVDDVLNHEMHSEFYMVTQEAADKINKAKENGNRVICVGTTSCRTIESAAEEDGHMTAKSGWTNIFIYPGYKFKVLDNLITNFHLPESTLIMLVSALCGREHVLNAYNEAIKERYRFFSFGDAMFIK
- a CDS encoding phosphate-starvation-inducible PsiE family protein, which produces MKHKKNGFILNTAFVFEKILAAVVLIAVFLGTIDVLRLIWDTYIVHFENIIQYEQLNDMLGQILLLVIGVELVVMLSLHLPGALIEALLYAIARKMLLIPKKEGMLEILLGVIAIAGLFIIKKYLIDESKNDEDQKTLDEHKVDFVCKALPIFCRNRKDKNHVCTCQKNEENEKIEEN
- the tgt gene encoding tRNA guanosine(34) transglycosylase Tgt, encoding MYAVTYELIKTCKQSGARLGVLHTPHGDIETPIFMPVGTQATVKSMTPEELKEIGSQIILSNTYHLYLRPGHELVKKAGGLHEFMHWDKPILTDSGGFQVFSLGPLRKISEEGVEFRSHLDGSKHFLTPEKAMEIQNALGSDIMMAFDECAPYPASREYVKNSLERTTRWLERCKEAHKNPEKQALFGIIQGGMYKDLREQSAKEITAIDLPGYAIGGLSVGEPKPMMYDILEHTTPFMPVDKPRYLMGVGSPDDLIEGVIRGVDMFDCVLPTRIARNGTAMTSQGKVVVRNATYAEDFTPLDPECDCYTCRNYTKAYIRHLIKTNEMLGARLITTHNLHFLLKLMENIRQAIREDRLLDFREEFFTKYGYEL
- the yajC gene encoding preprotein translocase subunit YajC — its product is MPAQQLIMSVVLWVVVFGVFYFLLIRPQKKKDKELKEMRDSINVGDKVVTIGGLCATVAKVEEERVVLEVGPNRTKMPFEKWAIGTVTEKKEVKHEIADPAKEKEEN
- the scfA gene encoding six-cysteine ranthipeptide SCIFF → MSKKHIKTLSKATLKNSASKGGCGECQTSCQSACKTSCTVANQECER
- a CDS encoding cell wall-binding repeat-containing protein, which gives rise to MKKLLSTILSAMLVVSMTVSSASALTFVEIKGNNRYQTSALIADKQNYTTAILVNSTKSIADGLSASALAGAANAPILLVKQNEIPADVELRLECTNKIYIIGSENAISKNIEDRLKKSGFIVSRIGGKNRYETSVNVGNEVKRVKGGASETFIVNGTKGEADAMSISSVAARDSAPVILTDGKTISADAKKIVNSIPNRYAIGLQGVMDESLVESVGATRVGGKNRFETNKKIINTFYKNVASYYLSKSDQLVDALAASPITKYSPIVLVNKNSDKSVLKGAQKMTALGGIDKATIESCKKAAQ